The Paramormyrops kingsleyae isolate MSU_618 chromosome 11, PKINGS_0.4, whole genome shotgun sequence genome includes a window with the following:
- the LOC111848011 gene encoding tyrosine-protein kinase CSK, with translation MSGVQASWPPGTECVAKYNFQGISVQDLPFCKGDVLTIIGVTKDPNWYKARNPVGGEGTIPANYVQKRQGVKSGGKLSLMPWFHGKITRDQAEQLLCPPETGLFLVRESTNFPGDYTLCVSCEGKVEHYHIIYHDGKLSIDEEEYFSNLMQLVEHYTQDADGLCTRLVNPKVMEGTVAAKDEFFRSGWALSRQDLKLLKCIGKGESADVMVGDYRGTKVAVKCINNDATAQAFIAEASVMTQLRHNNLVQLLGVIVEGTGTLFIVTEYMSKGSLVDYLRSRGRTVLGRDCLLKFSLDVCDAMEYLEANNFVHRDLAARNVLVSDENIAKVSDFGLTKEASSMQDTAKLPVKWTAPEALREKKFSTKSDVWSYGILLWEIYSFGRVPYPRIALKDVVPRVDKGYKMDAPDDCPPVVYDIMKQCWNLDPEGRPSFCWLRERLQHIRAEELCL, from the exons ATGTCGGGGGTCCAG GCATCGTGGCCACCTGGCACAGAGTGTGTCGCCAAGTACAACTTCCAGGGCATCAGTGTGCAGGACCTGCCCTTCTGCAAGGGAGACGTCCTCACTATCATTGGCGTCACCAAG GACCCCAACTGGTACAAGGCCAGGAACCCAGTGGGGGGTGAGGGTACCATCCCAGCCAACTATGTCCAGAAGCGGCAGGGCGTGAAGTCTGGGGGCAAACTCAGCCTCATGCC CTGGTTCCATGGGAAGATCACGCGTGACCAGGCAGAGCAGCTGCTCTGTCCGCCTGAGACGGGGCTCTTCCTGGTGCGCGAGAGCACCAACTTCCCCGGCGATTACACGCTGTGCGTCAGCTGCGAGGGCAAGGTGGAGCACTACCATATCATCTACCACGACGGCAAGCTGTCCATCGACGAGGAGGAGTACTTCAGCAACCTCATGCAGCTCGTGGAG CATTACACCCAAGACGCAGACGGCCTCTGTACCCGACTCGTCAACCCCAAAGTCATGGAGGGAACGGTGGCAGCTAAGGATGAGTTCTTCAgaa GTGGGTGGGCCTTGAGCAGACAGGACCTCAAACTCCTGAAATGCATTGGAAAAGGGGAGTCGGCAG ACGTGATGGTGGGTGACTACAGAGGGACCAAAGTGGCAGTGAAGTGCATCAACAACGACGCCACCGCACAGGCCTTCATCGCAGAGGCGTCGGTCATGAC GCAGCTGCGGCACAACAACCTCGTCCAGCTCCTTGGTGTCATCGTGGAGGGGACGGGGACTCTCTTTATCGTCACTGAGTACATGTCCAAG GGCAGTCTTGTCGATTACCTGCGATCTCGCGGTCGGACGGTACTGGGAAGGGACTGCCTGCTCAAGTTCTCTCT GGACGTGTGTGACGCCATGGAGTACCTGGAGGCCAACAACTTCGTCCACCGGGACCTGGCGGCGCGGAACGTGCTGGTGTCGGACGAGAACATCGCCAAGGTCAGCGACTTCGGCCTGACCAAGGAGGCGTCCTCCATGCAAGACACGGCCAAGCTGCCCGTCAAGTGGACTGCTCCGGAGGCCCTGAGGGAGAAG AAATTCTCCACCAAGTCTGACGTGTGGAGCTACGGCATTCTGCTCTGGGAGATCTACTCCTTCGGGCGCGTGCCCTACCCCCGAATC GCCCTGAAGGATGTGGTGCCCCGTGTAGATAAAGGTTATAAGATGGACGCCCCGGATGACTGTCCGCCCGTGGTCTATGACATCATGAAGCAGTGCTGGAATCTGGACCCGGAGGGGCGGCCCAGCTTCTGCTGGCTGAGGGAGAGGCTGCAGCACATTCGGGCCGAGGAACTCTGCCTTTGA